From Chaetodon auriga isolate fChaAug3 chromosome 10, fChaAug3.hap1, whole genome shotgun sequence, a single genomic window includes:
- the LOC143326548 gene encoding amphoterin-induced protein 3 translates to MTCGLYSGPVLLLLCLLHVSEETCPSMCLCVSDTVSCSSSGLAKLPLSLPTFSVTLDLSHNHLTWLGPVSFNKMPRLENLRMAHNQLSSLAHGVFRNASGLRLLDLSSNKLQVVEQHYFQGLWRLEELLLFDNKIAQVESGTLNGLSSLKKAYFSLNQITHFPFFSIQDHSHPFLTMLDLSSNRMARLPWEDVKALPGLVQRGLYLHNNSLICDCSMYSVFWHWDLRGYDSLKDFTDEHTCSIYGDPRSSIRFLRHNRFFHNCTVEKAVSQPVTVYLSNVLVSEGERVRLDCQTSLRSTDLSFTWLSPSKGYITQTSINDTLISLFANGTLEIQAAKVNDSGLYVCTALDIKQALNATREVNVTVLLPAAESFNTGYTTLLGCVVTMVIILMYLYLTPCRCSCCKQPKPPVIPIATYDPSTLTSVFSPSTRDQHKIQANKHVAFMEPMISEEGTEWTPES, encoded by the coding sequence ATGACCTGTGGACTGTATTCAGgtcctgtcctgctgctgctctgtctccttCATGTCTCTGAGGAGACCTGTCCCTCCATGTGCCTCTGTGTATCGGACACAGTGAGCTGTAGCTCCAGTGGTCTGGCCAAGCTACCTCTGTCCCTGCCCACCTTCTCCGTCACCCTCGACCTCAGCCACAACCACCTGACCTGGCTGGGTCCGGTCAGCTTCAACAAGATGCCCAGACTGGAAAACCTCCGCATGGCCCACAACCAGCTCAGCTCCCTGGCTCATGGGGTGTTTCGCAACGCTTCAGGCCTCAGGCTCCTTGACTTGTCTTCCAACAAGCTCCAAGTTGTGGAGCAACACTACTTCCAGGGGCTgtggaggctggaggagctCCTTCTCTTCGACAATAAGATTGCACAGGTGGAGTCCGGCACACTGAACGGTCTGAGCAGCTTAAAAAAGGCCTACTTCAGCCTCAACCAGATCACACACTTCCCGTTCTTCTCCATTCAAGACCACAGTCATCCTTTCCTGACCATGCTGGACCTCTCGTCCAATCGTATGGCTCGTCTGCCGTGGGAGGATGTGAAAGCTTTGCCCGGGTTGGTGCAGCGGGGGCTGTACCTCCACAACAACTCTCTAATCTGTGACTGCTCCATGTATAGTGTGTTCTGGCATTGGGATCTGAGGGGTTATGACTCACTGAAGGACTTCACGGATGAGCACACCTGCAGCATCTACGGGGATCCACGATCGTCCATCCGGTTCCTGCGACACAACCGTTTCTTCCACAACTGCACGGTGGAAAAAGCCGTCTCGCAGCCAGTCACGGTGTACCTCTCCAACGTGCTGGtttcagagggagaaagagtgcGTCTAGACTGCCAAACGTCCCTGAGAAGCACAGACCTCTCATTTACATGGCTCTCCCCCAGCAAGGGGTACATCACCCAGACCAGCATAAATGACACACTAATTAGCCTGTTTGCTAATGGTACCTTGGAGATCCAAGCAGCCAAGGTCAATGACTCAGGTCTGTACGTGTGCACAGCTCTGGATATTAAACAGGCACTGAATGCAACGCGTGAGGTGAATGTGAcggtgctgctgcctgcagcagaGTCATTCAACACCGGCTACACGACATTGCTGGGCTGTGTGGTGACGATGGTCATCATCCTCATGTACCTCTACCTGACTCCATgtcgctgcagctgctgcaaacaGCCCAAACCTCCAGTTATCCCCATCGCGACCTACGACCCCAGCACCCTAACTTCTGTTTTCTCCCCCTCTACACGAGACCAGCACAAAATCCAAGCGAACAAGCACGTAGCATTCATGGAGCCGATGATAAGTGAAGAAGGAACAGAATGGACACCAGAAAGTTGA